The Sphaerodactylus townsendi isolate TG3544 linkage group LG02, MPM_Stown_v2.3, whole genome shotgun sequence DNA segment AGACAGTAGGACAAACCCACAAAGAGAACTGTgtatccagtggtaggattcaaataatttaacaacaggttccaaaaggactcagtggtggggtCACAAccgttctctgaactagacaaaaaattagctaccggttctaccgaataggggtgaataggctgaatcccaccactgtttgtatCACAGGTTGTGTATAACTGCAGGCTTGGAGTCCTCAAAAGAAGTTTCTACATAGAAGGGATTCTTTGCAGGGGCCAGAGGTAATGGAGTAGCTCTCAGCCTACCCCAAGGCTTGAAAAACGACTGCACTACCTAAACTGTCCCACTCATTTGCTCAAAAGATGCAGACTTGTGGAACGTTCCCCAAGGCTGTTTTCTATCAAACATGGCCTGTGGTTTAAAACATGCACTTTCCCAGACAGATCCAGAACAGAGAATCCCATGTTCAAACAGATACACGAACAGTCTTGCCTTTTGGGCTTTCATACGATTGTTACAAGGAATAAAACACTGCTTTGGGATCTTCTGCAAAGACAGCCCAAAGacttttcatttccagcctcaaaaaagTCAAAATGCAATGAAGTAAATAACTGCCTTCCAGTGGTGACTCCAGACCTGGTGCTCAATCCAGACTGCCTCTTCTCCTGCCTGATCATAGAGTTGGCCCTGCTCTGCAGAGGAGCAAAACATCTGTTCAGGAAAGTGTAGTGTTCACACCAAGACAGAAGTCATTATCCTACTTGCGCTAACTTCAGAATAATCCTGTTTTAGCTAGTAGGACATCCTTCTAAGTAAACACGTTTAGGCCGGATGGGGGAAAAAGACCTTTGATATCCCATGATGCCAAGCACACAGCTGAGTTGCACTTTCTGGACTTTGCTCACAGCCAGTGAAGTACGTAGATGGGCGTAATCTATGGCCACCTCATCTCCACAGGACTCTCTTTCCAAAGACACTCAAAGCGTCTTGTGGGAACAATGCAGACTTTTTCACATGGCCCAGATTCAGCAGCTTGGATGGAGACAAGGAGGAGATAAAGTTCTAGTCTTTCCATGCGTCGACTATCACACGTACACTGTTTATCCTATTGTCAGCCAGACCAACTAAGCCCTGTTACCCAGCTAAGTCTCCCAAATGGGATGAGCTGGAAATGTAAACAGATAGTCAAAAGCAGATCAAACGCATGACAGAGTTCAATATCTGTGATGTAAACTGCTTGAAATACTTCCATGAATCCGCGAGTAAGTAACCCAGTGAATGACAAAACTGTGAACTGGCAAGACAGAACGGCAAAAATGAAAAGAACGCGCACCCCACTGGTCATAATGTTTTGACAATGGCTCTGTTCACAGGGACAGGGACCATTTGCCATCCCCAACAATGAACAGGCATTACCCATACACAGCTGTACCCAGTACCTCAACCCTACATTTTATGGAGCAGGCAgttagagaggaaaggaaggccaaAGGGAGGGAACATTTAAATACCTATTTAGTTCAAAATCTCAAACAAGCAAGACTTAAACTACTTCCAGAGCAAGCCCCCAGATACAAAGAAAACACCCTAAAATCAGGAACATTGACAAGGTTCTGGTGCCAAGTTATCAGACAAATCATTCTGATAAGATAAAGAATGCCTGCGCCTGGCCAGGCTCCAGCAGGTCAGCATTTTACTCATCTCGCCCACACTCATCCCGATCACCTACAAATCCTGATGCCGTCCGGAGCCTCAAAGCACTTTCACGCAGGCTAATGAATTAAGCCTGGCCAGACCCCtggagacaccccccaccccccattttgcAGATAATGAAGCCTTGACAGTGTGGGAAGCTGATGCATAATGTGCCCAAAGTTCCCTGGGAAAACCCGTTGCTGGAAAGCATGAATCCTAAAACTCCCGGCTGTCATCTACCAGTCAAAACAGTGCTGCCATTATGCCAAAGCAAACACACGTTATGCAAAGATCACACACGCCCTCATGCTCTGTGTTAATGAAAGCAGAGCTACTAAACTTCGACCTGCTTCCATTTCCCTCAAAACTAGAAGAATCCCATAAATATGTATTGGGGGGGTGTGAATGCATGTAATTAATGCAGCAGAGTTGCTACCTAACCACCCTGCCACTCAAGGCAAACCAACCCGATTGCTAGCTTGGCAGGACTTGTTCAAGGGTGTTAACAGGGCAACCTAATCCATACAAAGTCACAATAAATCAAGTGAGCCATGACAGGAGAAGATGACCTCCAGGTTGGAAGATGGGATCCACCAGGGCTTGATCCCAGCAGGTTGGATCCCTTTTTTTCCTTAATGTCTGTACAATTTGTACCCTACCCCTATGTCTAAACAACAAGACAGGTGAACTGAAAGCCAGACTTACCATTCAATCCATTGGGAATGCTCCTGTGGTGAAGCGGTGCCGAGAGATCGTCCATGGACCTCCTGATAGCTCCAGCCTTGTTCTCCACAGGTTTGTGATGGTGAagatggtggtgatgatggtCTGGACTGCCTGCACTGCCAGTGCTAGAGGTACTACTCCCGTCTCCGACGTCCCGGGTCCCAGAACCCCCATTTAGGTTGGTGAGGCTCGCCTGACTGTCTATGGAGCTTCTGGATCCAGCCCCGTTCCTTTCTTCGTCCaacatcaggacaatctccttcAGCTCCACGTTCTCCCGCATGAGGGATTCCTGCTTGGcctccagttccttcagcttctgCTGGTACATGCCCACTTCCTTCCACATCACCCCTGCGGTGTGTCGGCCGAACCTCTGCCATTCCCTGGACAGCTTTTTGCCCTTCTGCCGGTCGTCATCCAAGAAGCAGCAGAGCTCCCTCAGTTCGTGGTTGTCATCCTGCAACTTCTGGTTTACCTCCTTCAGGCCCCTGATCTCGTGCAAATGGAGCTGCAGCCTCCGGTTGACGTCCTTCATCAAGTTACCGTGCTCCACCATCAGGTTCATCTTCTCGTTCTCCACTTTCTTGAGCCGTTTCACCAGTTCTTCCTTGCTGCTCCTTAGCATGTCTTCTTCCGTCATCTTGGTCAAGTCCTCCTTTGACCCCTCCACGGAACTCTTTGCCATGTTTCTACAAccactctctttttttaaaaaacaacaacaacaaccctgagttctttttgtttcgaaaaaataatttcccccaGTTCAAGGTCTCAAACTTATTGCAACATTTTGGAGTcttctttgaaaaaaagaaaaaaaacctataaTTCTTCAGGGAGGGCGAGATAAGGAAGAACAGTAAACCCACGCATATCTGCACAAGGTGTTCTCCTTCCTCCAATTCCCATGCTTTAAAAACACAgccaattaaacaaaaataaataaataaaaaggtccaCTCCAAAGATCTGCGCCAATCTGCACAGAAGTGAAGCCAACCAACTTACCCAAGGTTAATAAAACCCCAGCGAGAAGGAGAAACAGAcagatccacccccacccccaaacaacctGCTTCGATGGTGAGCGTTTCACTGGCGCCGGCAACGGGGTCCCATCTTATTTCCAAGATCTCGGCGGAGTAAAAATAATCCCGGACAGCTCGGCCGCTGCTGCTCCAGCGGTCTGGGTCCCAGATCAGAGGAGTCCCGAACGCAAAGCGCGTTTCTTTTTGTTCAGACGggtcctttctcctcctttttttcccaCCCGCTCAGTGCCGAGATGATGTCAGTCGCCTTTTGTCAAACTGCATTCAAACCGCCCGGCGAGAGGGGCTGGGAAGAGCCAGCGCATTCCTTCAATGGACCGACCCTCCGAAAGCAACCCAGAGGCTCGGGCAGAGCGAGAGCTGGAGCCAGGCGCCGCCTCCTCGGGAGGAGGGCTTGCAACGGGGCTGCCCACGCAGGCGAGAGGAGACGGGGATGCCAACCGGTGCGCCGCCGCCCGTGCGCCCGCGGGTGCCGCTCTTGCCAATGGCTCCTGCACGCGGGCCCCCTCCCAGCCTGGTCAGCGCTGGGCAACTGGGGCGGGGAGAGGCGGATTAGGGATTCGGgcgctgccccctcccctgcgcGCTGATTGGCTGCCCAGGGATGCGGGCCAGGCTGCTGCGCCACGGAGCGCTGCGCTCAGGTTGCCTCGCCTCTCTCCGCCTGGGGTCAGGTTACCGGGGAGAAGCGGCGGCTTCGCCCTTCAGCCAATCAGGCGGCCGCAAAGgcgcctttcaaaaaaaaaagaagaaaaaaaaggcagcaggtacAAAGGGAAAAGGTAGATGTCTGCGGCCTCCCTGCTCTTAAAGGGGACGCGCGCGCTTCCCACTCAGAAGGAGAGGCGGAGGGCTTCTCCTGGCGCGCTTCTGCTTTCGCCTGCCTTGCGCCAAAAGTCGCCTCTGATCCGCTCCTCTGagctcagtttttcttttttttgcaagcGCGGGCTTCGCGTGCAATTGACTGCCAGTGCCGTCAGCCATCGCTTCCCATGGTTACTGCGCTGTTTTCCCTCTCCTGTACGCACGTTCCTTTCCCCcgttttttcctgtttctcaggGAGCTCCATTTTGAGGCCGGAGAACGCGTGATTGGCTATATTGTGCTGCTTGCATGCATGTCTTTCGGGGTTTGTCCCAGGGAACAAGAAGTATTTGGGCAGGCCAAAATAAGG contains these protein-coding regions:
- the CCDC85C gene encoding coiled-coil domain-containing protein 85C isoform X2, with product MAKSSVEGSKEDLTKMTEEDMLRSSKEELVKRLKKVENEKMNLMVEHGNLMKDVNRRLQLHLHEIRGLKEVNQKLQDDNHELRELCCFLDDDRQKGKKLSREWQRFGRHTAGVMWKEVGMYQQKLKELEAKQESLMRENVELKEIVLMLDEERNGAGSRSSIDSQASLTNLNGGSGTRDVGDGSSTSSTGSAGSPDHHHHHLHHHKPVENKAGAIRRSMDDLSAPLHHRSIPNGLNDSSSNYIRQLETKVKLLEDDNKLLSQQSSSGDLRTLRKGLSPYHSESQLSSLPQYQDPMQNGPSRIAPDLASSPAVGYVPLSQKPEAVVHAMKVLEVHENLDRQMQENYEEDLSEKEKAIVREMCNVVWRKLGDAASSKPSIRQHLSGNQFKGPL
- the CCDC85C gene encoding coiled-coil domain-containing protein 85C isoform X1 — its product is MAKSSVEGSKEDLTKMTEEDMLRSSKEELVKRLKKVENEKMNLMVEHGNLMKDVNRRLQLHLHEIRGLKEVNQKLQDDNHELRELCCFLDDDRQKGKKLSREWQRFGRHTAGVMWKEVGMYQQKLKELEAKQESLMRENVELKEIVLMLDEERNGAGSRSSIDSQASLTNLNGGSGTRDVGDGSSTSSTGSAGSPDHHHHHLHHHKPVENKAGAIRRSMDDLSAPLHHRSIPNGLNDSSSNYIRQLETKVKLLEDDNKLLSQLAGHNNAPRKFIKQSSSGDLRTLRKGLSPYHSESQLSSLPQYQDPMQNGPSRIAPDLASSPAVGYVPLSQKPEAVVHAMKVLEVHENLDRQMQENYEEDLSEKEKAIVREMCNVVWRKLGDAASSKPSIRQHLSGNQFKGPL